The Coffea arabica cultivar ET-39 chromosome 3c, Coffea Arabica ET-39 HiFi, whole genome shotgun sequence genome contains a region encoding:
- the LOC140037917 gene encoding uncharacterized protein — translation MGCILGQHDESGKKEQAIYYLSKKFTAYEANYSFLERSCCVLAWATQKLRHYLLNHTTYLISRSDPLKYLLGKPMPTGRMAIWQMILSKFDIIFTTQKAIKGQVIADHLAKNSREDDYQPLHTYFPDEEVLFIDELVIEPIQIQLQEKPAHCLVIEKSSDGRPWYNDIKEFLKTGSYPPAADTTAKSFLHRLSSKFFLNGEVFYKRTSDLGLLRCVDEDEANYLMKEVHSGVCGSHMNEILIIDNVKNLINDMVDGLCEQFKIKYQNSTLYRPQMNGVVEAANKNLKKIISKMTERHRDWHEKLPCLFMAYRTAIQTSIGATPYNLMYGMETVLPAEVEIPSLRILMEVKLDETD, via the exons ATGGGATGCATATTGGGACAACACGACGAGTCGGGGAAGAAGGAGCAAGCCATCTATTATCTCAGTAAGAAGTTCACTGCGTATGAGGCCAACTATTCTTTTCTTGAGAGGAGTTGCTGTGTTTTAGCTTGGGCCACTCAAAAGTTAAGGCATTATTTGCTCAATCATACTACCTACCTCATTTCCCGCTCCGaccctttgaaatatttgttagGAAAACCTATGCCGACGGGACGTATGGCGATATGGCAGATGATTCTTTCAAAATTTGACATCATTTTCACTACACAGAAAGCAATCAAAGGTCAAGTTATAGCAGATCATTTAGCCAAAAATTCAAGGGAAGACGATTATCAACCGCTTCACACTTATTTTCCAGATGAAGAGGTCCTGTTCATTG ACGAGTTGGTGATTGAACCTATCCAGATTCAGTTACAAGAAAAGCCTGCACATTGTTTGGTCATAGAAAAATCTTCTGATGGCCGTCCCTGGTACAACGATATCAAGGAATTTCTCAAAACGGGGTCTTATCCTCCAGCTGCTGATACAACTGCTAAAAGCTTCTTGCATAGATTATCATCCAAGTTTTTCTTAAACGGAGAGGTGTTCTACAAAAGGACGTCAGACTTGGGCCTTCTGAGATgtgttgatgaagatgaagcaaACTatttgatgaaagaagtgcacagTGGTGTATGTGGATCACATATGAATG AGATATTAATTATCGACAATGTAAAGAATCTCAtcaatgacatggtagatggatTGTGCGAGCAGTTCAAAATCAAGTATCAAAATTCTACTCTTTATAGACCACAAATGAATGGGGTTGTGGAGGCCGCgaataagaatttgaagaaaataatcAGTAAAATGACTGAAAGGCATCGTGATTGGCACGAGAAGCTCCCCTGTTTATTTATGGCATATAGAACGGCTATTCAGACTTCTATTGGGGCAACGCCTTACAAcctcatgtatggaatggaaacAGTTTTGCCGGCTGAggttgaaattccttcattgcgCATACTAATGGAGGTCAAACTAGATGAAACTGATTGA
- the LOC113733699 gene encoding desiccation-related protein PCC13-62-like, which yields MALFSSNAFNSLVLMLSLSIILILLPSSFASNKWGIPQSDVDLLEFPLNLEYLEAEFFLWGSLGYGLDNVAPELTGNGPEPIGAKIAKLSPFVRDVVEQFAFQEVGHLRAIKSTVPGFPRPLLNISSESFATVINSAFGRTLKPPFDPYANDINYLIASYVIPYVGLTGYVGANPNLQSPAAKRLVAGLLGVESGQDAVIRALLFEKAYVQVKPYGITVAEFTDRISNLRNKLGHAGLKDEGIMVKPSEGAEGRISGNVLAGDKDSLSFGRTPEEILRIVYGSGNESKPGGFYPKGAEGRIASHILD from the exons ATGGCATTATTCAGTTCCAACGCTTTTAATTCTCTTGTCTTGATGCTTTCCTTGTCCATCATCCTTATCCTTCTTCCTAGCTCTTTTGCCAGCAATAAGTGGGGAATTCCACAGTCAGATGTCGATCTCTTGGAATTTCCACTGAATTTGGAGTACTTGGAAGCTGAGTTCTTCTTATGGGGTTCTCTGGGCTACGGATTGGACAACGTAGCTCCTGAGCTAACTGGAAACGGTCCCGAACCTATTGGTGCTAAGATTGCCAAACTGAGTCCTTTCGTTAGAGATGTTGTTGAGCAATTCGCATTCCAAGAAGTTGGACATCTGAG GGCAATTAAAAGTACCGTGCCTGGATTTCCAAGGCCTCTGCTGAACATAAGCTCAGAATCATTTGCAACTGTGATTAACAGTGCATTCGGGAGAACCTTGAAGCCACCTTTTGATCCTTATGCTAATGACATCAACTATCTCATTGCATCCTATGTTATTCCTTACGTTGGACTCACTGGTTATGTCGGAGCAAATCCAAACCTCCAAAGTCCTGCTGCGAAAAGA CTAGTAGCGGGGCTTCTCGGTGTGGAATCAGGCCAAGATGCAGTGATTAGAGCATTACTATTCGAGAAGGCATATGTGCAGGTAAAGCCATATGGGATAACAGTGGCAGAATTCACTGACCGTATATCAAACCTAAGGAACAAACTCGGACATGCGGGGCTGAAAGATGAAGGGATAATGGTGAAGCCAAGTGAAGGTGCAGAAGGAAGAATTTCGGGCAATGTTCTTGCTGGTGACAAAGACTCCCTTTCATTTGGTCGAACACCAGAGGAAATTCTACGAATTGTGTATGGAAGTGGGAATGAGAGTAAACCTGGTGGATTTTACCCCAAAGGAGCTGAAGGTCGAATAGCCAGTCACATCTTAGATTGA